The Pongo abelii isolate AG06213 chromosome 20, NHGRI_mPonAbe1-v2.0_pri, whole genome shotgun sequence genome window below encodes:
- the DDA1 gene encoding DET1- and DDB1-associated protein 1, translating to MADFLKGLPVYNKSNFSRFHADSVCKASNRRPSVYLPTREYPSEQIIVTEKTNILLRYLHQQWDKKNAAKKRDQEQVELEGESSAPPRKVARTDSPDMHEDT from the exons ATG GCAGATTTTTTGAAAGGACTGCCTGTCTACAACAAAAGCAATTTTAGTCGATTTCACGCGGACTCCGTGTGCAAAGCCTCG AACCGACGGCCCTCAGTCTACCTGCCCACCCGAGAATACCCGTCTGAACAGA TCATCGTGACAGAAAAGACAAACATCCTCCTGCGCTACCTGCATCAGCAATGGGACAAAAAG AACGCTGCCAAGAAGAGAGACCAGGAGCAAGTGGAGCTGGAAGGCGAGAGCTCCGCACCTCCCCGCAAGGTGGCGCGGACCGACAGCCCAGACATGCACGAGGACACTTAA